The Salvelinus alpinus chromosome 10, SLU_Salpinus.1, whole genome shotgun sequence genome includes the window CTTCAGtctagtattcacaccccttgactttttacacattttgttgagttacagcctgcatttaaaattgagatgttttgtcagTGGcttacacacgataccccataaggtcaaagtggaattatgttttgagATTAATTCAAAATGAATAGTGGAAATGTCACGAGTCAATAAGTAtacaactcctttgttatggcaagccaaaataagttcaggagtacaaatgtgcttaacaagtcacataataagttgcatggtgtttaacattatttttgaaagGATTCATCGAATACCCGTTTGGACATTACACTTCGGATGGTGTGTATTAATTACCATAAAGtgcattaattacactttgggcgggtgtagaggaaggaaaccgctcagggatttcaccatgaggccaatggtgactttaaaacatttacggagtttaatggctgtgatatggGAAAACTGAGGATGGTTCGACACCAttgtagttatttatgattttatttaacctttattaaactaggcaagtcagttacagtgccttgcaaaagtattgacCCCCCTagggcatttttcctattttgtttcattacaacctgtaattaaaatggatttttatttggatttcatgtcatggacatacacaaaatagtaaaaattggtgaagtgaaatgaaaaaaattacttgtttcaaaaaattctaaattaataaataataaaaaaaaacggaaaagtggtgcgtgcatacagtcagttgaagttggaaatttacatacacttaggttggagtcattaaaactcgtttttcaaccactccaaaaatgtcttgttaacaaactatagttttggcaagtcggttaggacatctactttgtgcataacacaagtaatttttacaacaattgtttacagataatttcactgtatcacaattccagtgggtcagaagtttacatacactaagttgactgtgcctttaaacagcttgggaaattgcagaaaatgatgtcatggctttagaagcttctaataggctaattgacataatttgagtcaattggaggtgtacctgtagatgtatttcaaggcctaccttcaaactcagtgcctctttgcttgacatcatgagaaaatctaaagaaatcagccaagacctcagaaaaattgtagacctccacaagtctggttcaaccttgggagcaattttcaaatgcctggaggtacaacgttcatctgtacaaacaatagtacgcaagtataaacaccatgggaccatgcagccattataccgctcaggaaggagacgcgttctgtctcctagagatgaatatactttggtgcgaaaagttcaaatcaatcccagaacagcagcaaaggaccaggtgaagatgctggaggaaacaggtacaaaagtatctatatccacagtaaaatgaggcctatatcgacataacctgaaagaccgctcagccaggaagaagtcactgctccaaaactgccataaaaaatacatactatggtttgcaactgcaatggggacaaagatcatactttttggagaattgacctctggtctgatgaaacaaaaatagaactgtttggtcataatgaccattgttatgtttggaggaaaaagggggaggcttgcaagccgaagaacaccatcccaactgaagcacgggggtggcagcatcatgttgtgggggtgctttgctgcaggagggtctggtgcacttcatgaggaatgaaaatgatgtggatatattgaagcaacatcttaagacatcagtcaggaagttaaagcttggttgcaaatgggtcttccaaatggacaatgaccccaagcatacttccaaagttgtggcaaaatggcttaaggacaattcCATATACATtttgagggcagaactgaaaaagcgtgtgcgagcaaggaggcctacaaacctgactcagttacaccagctgtcaggaggaatgggccaaaattaacccaacttattgtggtaagGTTgtggaacgtttgacccaagttaaacaatttaaaggcaatgctaccaaatactaatggagtgtatgtaaacttctgacccactgggaatgtgatgaaataaataaaagctgaaataaatcactctactattattctgacatttcacattcttaaaataaagtggtgatcctaactgacctaagacagggaatttttactaggattaaatgtcaggaattgtgaaaaactgagtttaaatgtatttggctaagatgtatgtaaacttctgacttcaactgtatgtattcaccccctttgctatgaagcccctaaataagatctggtgcaaccaattacctacagaagtcacataattagttaaataaagtccacctgtgtgcaatctaagtgtcacatgatctcagtatatatacacacacacctgttctgaaaggccccagagtctgcaacaccactaagcaaggggaaccaccaagcaagcggcaccatgaagaccaaggagctctccaaacaggttagggacaaagttgtggacagatcaaattcttgagggaaacctgtttcagtcttccagagatttgagactgggacggaggttcaccttccagcaggaccatgaccctaagcacactgctaaagcaacactcgagtggtttaaggggaaacatttaaatgtcttggaatggcctagtcaaagcccagacctcaatccaattgagaatctgtggtatgacttaaagattgctgtacaccagcagaacacatccaacttgaaggagctggagcagttttgccttgaataatgggcaaaaatcccagtggctagatgtgccaagcttatagagacataccccaagagacttgcagctgtaattgctgcaaaaggtgtctctacaaagtattgactttgggggggggatgaatagttatgcacactcaagttcagTTTTGTTTgcgtcttatttcttgttttacaaaaaaaaatattttgcatcttcaaagtggtaggcatgttgtttaaatcaaatgatacaacccacccaaaaatctattttaattccaggttgtaaggcaacaaaatgaaaaatgccaaggggggtgaatactttcgcaagccacggtaagaacaaattcttatttacaaggatggcctaccccggccaaaccctaacgacgctgggccaattgtccactgccctatgggacttccaatcacggccggttgtgatacagtctggaatcgaaccagggtctgtagtgaaattcagtgcattagaccgctgcgccactcgggagccccaaagttacttcacaatactaacctaattgacagagtaaaaagaagtaagcctgtacagaatattcaaaaacatgcatcctgtttgcaacaaggcacaaacgtaatagtgcaaaaaatgtggcaaagcaattcactttttgtcctgaatacaaagtgttatgtatggggcaaatccaatacaacacattactgagtaccactcttcatatgttcaagcatagtggtggctgcatcatgttatgggtatgcttgtaagtCATTAAGGAGTGGGGagttaaaacatttaaatgaacATTGAATGGAGGTAAGCACATGCAAAATACTagtggaaaacctggttcagtctgctttatcactgggagataaattcacttttcagcaggacaatacagttttgacttaaatctgcttgaaaatctatggcacgGCTTGAAAATggttatctagcaatgatcaacaaccaatttgacagagctttaagAATTTTGCAAAGAATAATTGGCACATATTGTACAATCccggtgtgcaaagctcttagtcttacccagaaaaacgaacagctgtaatcgctgccaaaggtgatcctaacatgtatatttgtattttgttacaaaatacagcactgaagcagagaacattaaaataATCATTAAAAATTATTGGGGAATCATCTaaagtgatacgctactacgccaagtctttcctgagccaccagtcataagctttaagagatgtcctaccctaaatgacaaattagtccacagttatcttccgggtgactctcaaaaaacttggcttgaccacaaacccaagggctcttttaaatgtaaccattgcagaaatattgcacagaagaagtattttgttgacacagcttccaaaatggagtattacgtcaagcatttcattaactgcaaaaccactcatgtcatctatagattggaatgtccacagtgcaaggtgttctacattggacggacaaagagacgccttcaagaccgcttagcggaatacaagtacgccatacgggtaggcaatgaagactaccccatggcaaggcactacaagtccttacaccatggcaaccctgcctccctacaagctatgggtattgatcatattccggcctctattagaaaaggggaccgtcctaaacagttaaaccaaagggaaagtttttggatttacaaactacaggccactaaataccctggtttaaatgaagatatggatttctcacccttcctgtagggtcgtgataggtccatttgctgtcatctagtggacattttgctcaattgccctcagctatgtttagactgttgttcatgttttgctgtgttctagtgtactatggaatatattgctttcttattcttgacatttctcccagtcatatttaaggttagaactaccttttagtgttttacatttacattttaagtcatttagcagacgctcttatccagagtgttctgatacttctagcttggagttgtatttttatgataacatagctacagtatttcaccttttaatgtgtatagtattgcttactaggtgtgtccaatacattttgtaaccactccctcttccaattagggctaattggaaaagctgttcaaaagaggacattgtattccttTTTTTGgtactccctgacaaaggccatgcagccgaaatgcgtcgtaaaaaaaaaaaaacgttgtttctattgaacatgccatactaataaaggcattttaattaattatatgaagagtgccttggtcctcctttttgatgatcctaacatgtattgactaaggggtgtgaatacttatatattagtgttttatttttcatatatatatatatatatatttttttacaaatgtttatttcattttcaataaatttgcaaaaatgtctaaacatgttttcactttgtcattgtggggtattgtgtttaaatGGGTAAGATTAAACATATAttcaatcaattttgaattcaggctgaaacaacaaaatgtggaataagtcaagggatatgaacactttctgaaagcactataAAAATGTTCCATTTTTGAAGACATACCGACAGTTGCATTTTTCTCTTGAACACAGACCTCAAGTGCACCAATTCCACGGGTTTATACTGAATAATAGTTGGCAGCATTAGTTCAACATTTATGTAAAGTCTTTATAATGTAATAGTAACAAATTGAGCTAGTTTTGTCAGTAGTATATCAATCACCCTTTCCATTATCACAGAGTAcacaaacaaatatatataataatatatcatCTGTTTATGAGTCCTTTATTGATTATTAGCCAGAAATAAGATTCTCAATCTATTTTCAGGAGGCCTCAGATGTTTCAGTCAGGTGCTGGTGTACTGAGAAGGTTTTCCTCTAGGTCAAAATAGCTAGACATATACCATGTACCGTACTCATATACCATGTACCGTACTCATTTCACTGAGGGCCGAGTggctgcgggttttcgctcctcccgtGTACTTGATTAATTAAAGTCACTAATTAGGGCTTAATTGAAGGAAAAAACTAAAACCTGCAGACACAAGGCCCAACattgaatgagtttgacacataaGGTCTATAATTAGTTTTCAACCAAAAAGTACTTTCAAGGCCAAAAGACAGACTTAGGTACAGTGTGCCCTTATTACTACCGCTAGGCTATTATGCTTACTCACGTCATTTGACAAACCGTTTCACTGCGTCTGTGGCCAATAATGTATCTAAATACgcaatacaaaaaaaataaaactatCCTTTCCATTTTATTAAACAAAATATTAAAACACACCAAAATcaaaaaacctaaacacaaaatcAGAACTAACAAAAAAACAGTGCAGTCCATAAAATACCATATAATAATTACTAATCTATCAAGTGGATTCTCAAACAAACTAACCTGTGCTATAACTGACCTCTGTACGTCCTAATACCATTTACACACTACTGAGCCGAGCTGCACTGTACTGCACTGGCCTGGTTAGAGGCAAGGCATCCACCATTCCATAGTTGCTGGAACTGTGGTGCAAAGGACCATTTGAAAATAAAATGTCCCCACTGTATGGTTGGGGTCAGCTTGATAGTGTATAAAGGGAATAACTGCGTGTGTTTGAGAGCAGCCCACTGTGCAGGATGggctcagacagacacagacagtgagTGCGGTGCGTTCCAGGTTGTCTTTATTGCAGTCAGGCTGACCCGATTATTAGCTCTCACAATGCCTGGAGAGATGTTTAACATCGGACACCATGTTAATATGGTATAGCAATCTTCTGATGCACTGTTTGGAACCGTCACTTCATTAGAAGCTAAAAAGAATCAGTAAAGTCAATCTTCTGAGTTGTGCAACGTGACTGCAACAGAAACAACCTGAAACGTGTCCAGTGCCATGTTAATGTGTGCTGTGAGAGGGCAAGTCCATCTCCCTGTCCCCTGAGTAGGAGCTGAGGGCCTCCCAGAGTACCTGGGTGTCCTCACAGTGGTGGTGGACCGTCCAGTGCTCCATCACCTCCTCCTTACTGTCCAGGACCTGGCTGCACAGCACACAGTTAAACACTGAGCCCTGCCCGAggacccctctccctccccggGCTGAGCGGCCAGTcggctccccctctccctctctgtctccattccCATCGTCCTCTGCCCCCCCCTGGTGGTGGGAGAGGATATGACGCTTCAGCTTGGAGAAGGAGAAGAACTCTTCGTCACAGCTCCCACAGCGGACTAGGTTCCTCTTCTCATTGAGCTGGCGCCAGTAGTGGGCGGCGTGTTTCACCAGCTCGTCCTCGGCCTCCCGGCCCCCTTGGAGTGCCCCTCCCAGCCCGCCAGCCCCGTCCCGCAGGCGCACCTGCACCTCCTCCCCGTGCACGTAGAGCAGGTGCAGCTTCATGTCGGCGAAGGTGGGGGTGATGGCCTGACAGCGGCCACACTTGATCTGGAGCTCCACCGGGTCCTCGCGCTCCTCCTGGCCCTGCTCGTCCCCCTGGTCTGGAGACATCGCCCTGGAGACACATACAAGATGGAGACAGACATGATGGAAGGAAGAACTGTGGTGTTTTATGAAAATTGGTGAGAAGCTAACAATATTCTAAGAAATGTATCAAACTCACAGTGACCAAAAGTCAAGAGTCCTATTGATGAGACAAGTATATCAGTATGTAAGTACAATTTATAATTCTGAAAATGTAGGTAGTCACCCCTCCACAGGCACGTCGTCTTCATGTTGGCTGATGGATGGCTCCACAGTCAGGATAACCTTATGCACCTCCCTCAGATGGCTGAAGTACACGCCCACGTAGCCAAACGCCTTCTCACAGAACTCACAGCGAAGCGTCCGGCGTGGTCGGCCCTCTGAGTGGTGCAGCTTCATGTGAGTGCTGAGCGAGCCGGAATGGGCATAGGCCTTACGACACACTGGACAGACGTAAGGCCTACTGTTGGTGTGGCTGTTCATATGGCTCTGCAAGTGGTGTTTGAACTGGAAGCAGCGGCTGCAGGTGGGGCAGTGGTGGAGGGGCCGGCTACTGCCCAGGTAGACCCTTTGAGAGGAACTACCCCCTCTCAGGTGAAGCGTGGTAGAGGCTGACTGGGGCTGGCGAGGACCAGGCTCCAGGACCTTGACAGAGAGTTGGTGCCCTACGAGGAGCTCTGGTTCCAGGCTGTcagaggaggtgagggagggcAGGCTGACCAGCTGGGGAACTGTCTCCATCAGCAGCATGTGGTGAGGCTTGGGTCTGATGCTGCGGTACTTCTTAGAGATGTCCACCTCCCTCTGCTGCGAGATGACAGCCGAAGGAGAAGGCTTCTCTGGAACCCTCCTCCGAAAGAACGACAAGGATCTCTTCTTCCTTGCCTCAAAGGCCAGAATATCCTCCattgtcttcctcttcctccccctcttcttgcCCGGTGGTTTCTGCATCTGAAGCGTTCCCAGCAGCGACAGGGTGCCTGTGGTCTTGGCCCGAGGCTGGCTCTGCAGCAGGGAGTTTGGCATGTGGTTCTGACAGAGGGCCTCGGCAGTCTCTGGGGTCTTGGACTGGGGATCAGAGGGATACGAGGTAAGGCCGGGCAAGCCAGGCTGGCTGGGGAAAGCCTTCTTGGGACTCATGGCGTTCAGGTTGAGTTTGGTGGCTGGTATGAGGTTGCTTTTTATGTTCGAGTAGGGCAGGATGGGCAACTTGcctttgggtggggagggtataATCTGGACAGCTTTGCTGAAGATGGCTGGAGAGAGGACAGTGATGCTGCTACTAGCTGGCTGTGGATGGGGCTGTTGGGCTACAGGCTTGGGTTGGCATGGCCTAATGCCAACCTTAATGTTGCTCTCTTCCTGTGGCAGTTTGACTGGGGAGCTTTTAGTAAAACCACCAGATGGGTATTGGAGGTTCTGCAGCATGCTGGTGACGGGGCCCGGGCCGTGGGCAGGAGTAGACATGTGGTTGATGGTGGTGTCCACCACTGCTACTTGCTCCAGTGGAGATCCAGAGTAGAGCACAGCGTTGTCCGGGAGCAGGGCTGTGAGGGCTGAGATCTCAGAGGAGGCTGTGGAGTCGATCAGTATGACCTGTTTTGATGGCTCCTCCTTGGGTTCCGGCGATGACAACTTCTTTTTTACCGCCGCTATTGACCTTTGTGGCCGGGTTGTCACGGCAGTGGGTGTGGCTAATTTGACCTTCTCCGGGGTGCTCTTGGCCCTCATTGGCTGGTACCTGGGGATGGGCAGCTTCAGGTTCTTCTGGATTGTCTGTTGCTGCGGCTGTTGTTGCTGTGGAGATTGAGGGGATACGGAGGGCGGCAGGGCCACTAGAGAGAAGGTGCCCTCCTGTCCTGCCACCTGCATCAGGGCATAGTTCTGGGCCGGAACCAGGATGGATTTAGGGCTGACGGCTGTAGAGGCTGCCTCTGGGAGGGCAGAGGGTTGCTGGCAAGACAGGACGGCGGTCGGGGAGGGAACTACCGCTGCTGGGGCCTTGGGGGCGATGCTTCTGAACTGGAGGCTCTTCATCATCTAGCCTGGCACGGAGGTCTAGACCCAGACCTGTCTTAGTCTGtcaacagaacaacaacaacagtgaagTTCGAGAGCTATTCTCAACAACAACGACAGTTAAAGAAATATTCCCCAACATAACATTGCAGCAAGTTTTGGCCACAGACCCTACTGATTGCATGCCATCATCTGGCATAGAGGTTTACATTTGTTTGTCAATACAACAAAAACAATACTGATCGAGATACCCCCGGCACCAACGTAATATCCTGGCATATTTTTGGTCCCAGACCCCAACCTTCCTGCTTAAGTTCTTAGCAGGAAGGTTAACCTTAGTGTTCTTAATGGTGTCGTTACAAAGTGGTTAACAGTCTGAGATGTGAGACACAGGCAGCacccgaaatggcaccctaatccctatacgggtgcactacatttgaccagggcccatttgggaTACATCCTGAGATGAAAGACAGAAGGAGGCTGTCACTGACATGAACATTTCTAAAGCTTCCACAAGAAGACTATTATCCTGTGGTtcttcctgcacacacacacacacacacacacaaacatcccccccaCACGCACACTACCCTCAGGCACAGACAAAGTGCCCCCTTTGATTTGAGTCCATCGTGCAGCCTAGATACCGCTGTGGCTCGGCGGGGTGCTCCCTGTACCCCCCTCCTCCCTCGTACCCCCTGTACTTCCTGGAAGGATCAGTCAGTAGAGCGTGAAAGCTGCCCAAGGGCAGGACAGACAGGAGCTTTACCACCACATCAAGAGGggttacctctgtgtgtgtgtgtattacctcTGTTAATCACTGCCCATTCTCTCTAGACCAGCAGTAGTAAAGCCTAGCTGTGGGGCTAAAACAGCCTCACTTACAAAGCCCCACATTCTGAGACCCCAATGCCCCATATCGACAAATGATATTTCACAGTACAACACCAGGGATTAGGCTTTAAAGTCGGCAGTTTACAGTAATTTTGGATGTCGAACATCGAAAAGCCTAGGAAGGGTTGAGTAAGGGGGAGTCCGGGTAAATTATTCTGACTACTTTATAAAAGGTGTAGAATGGTCATAAACTTCATCTGAGCTACTTTATCAACTCTAGTAGGCATGTGTAGGCCTATAATGAAGCTTAAAATAAGAAAAAATAAATTCTAAGCAAATATCCACATACATGTCTGTTTGAAAATAAAGATTACAGCAGAATTTTTCAAAATGAACGTGATTGTAAACAGATGATTTTGACAGGAttttaatataataatatatatatttttttaaatccgaCTTTCAATACCAATCCAAGTTGTGTGCACGATACCTGTCAGATTCAGAAAAAAACACCAGGATCTAAATGTGACATAAAAAGGTAGCTACTCGCACATTGCTACACCTAACCAATCTAAAAACTTTCAAAGGACTTAGGCTGAACCAATGCTTGCATTCATTTTAAAAATAGGGAAAAAAGGATATAAACCCACATTGTTCAAAACCTGGAAGTATTTCAGTGTGAGAGCAGATTATTTATACAGTGTCCACACAGCATCTTAAGTCCATACAACTGGACATATTCCCTCTCTGTTTGGATAGTTGATTCCAATTCAACTGTGAGTTTGGCCATTTGGCCGGGCATTCAGTCAACAGAGGAGAGTACAGCGGTAGGATATCTAGAATGCTCCCAAGACTTGAAGGGGGcatggatggtgtgtgtgtgtgtgtgtgtgtgtgtgtgtgtgtgtgtgtgtgtgtgtgtgtgtgtgtgtgtgtgtgtgtgtgtgtgtgtgtgtgtgtgtgtgtgtgtgtgtgtgtgtgtgtgtgtgtgtgtgtggcactgaCAGGCTACCCAGGAGGTTCCTCCCATCAACTCAGAGTTTACAGTTGAACCccaagagggaaagggagggaagaaagaaagggagggagcGTATTATGCAG containing:
- the LOC139532059 gene encoding zinc finger protein 438-like — translated: MMKSLQFRSIAPKAPAAVVPSPTAVLSCQQPSALPEAASTAVSPKSILVPAQNYALMQVAGQEGTFSLVALPPSVSPQSPQQQQPQQQTIQKNLKLPIPRYQPMRAKSTPEKVKLATPTAVTTRPQRSIAAVKKKLSSPEPKEEPSKQVILIDSTASSEISALTALLPDNAVLYSGSPLEQVAVVDTTINHMSTPAHGPGPVTSMLQNLQYPSGGFTKSSPVKLPQEESNIKVGIRPCQPKPVAQQPHPQPASSSITVLSPAIFSKAVQIIPSPPKGKLPILPYSNIKSNLIPATKLNLNAMSPKKAFPSQPGLPGLTSYPSDPQSKTPETAEALCQNHMPNSLLQSQPRAKTTGTLSLLGTLQMQKPPGKKRGRKRKTMEDILAFEARKKRSLSFFRRRVPEKPSPSAVISQQREVDISKKYRSIRPKPHHMLLMETVPQLVSLPSLTSSDSLEPELLVGHQLSVKVLEPGPRQPQSASTTLHLRGGSSSQRVYLGSSRPLHHCPTCSRCFQFKHHLQSHMNSHTNSRPYVCPVCRKAYAHSGSLSTHMKLHHSEGRPRRTLRCEFCEKAFGYVGVYFSHLREVHKVILTVEPSISQHEDDVPVEGAMSPDQGDEQGQEEREDPVELQIKCGRCQAITPTFADMKLHLLYVHGEEVQVRLRDGAGGLGGALQGGREAEDELVKHAAHYWRQLNEKRNLVRCGSCDEEFFSFSKLKRHILSHHQGGAEDDGNGDREGEGEPTGRSARGGRGVLGQGSVFNCVLCSQVLDSKEEVMEHWTVHHHCEDTQVLWEALSSYSGDREMDLPSHSTH